Proteins from a genomic interval of Rhodococcus rhodochrous:
- a CDS encoding CsbD family protein has product MADFVDKAKHKAEEAGGKIKENTGQATGDRDLEAEGRGDQTSSGLKQAGDKVSDAVENVKDAFKK; this is encoded by the coding sequence ATGGCCGACTTCGTCGACAAGGCAAAGCACAAGGCAGAAGAAGCGGGCGGCAAGATCAAGGAGAACACCGGTCAGGCGACCGGCGATCGTGATCTCGAAGCCGAGGGTCGCGGCGATCAGACCTCCAGCGGTCTGAAGCAGGCAGGCGACAAGGTCTCGGATGCCGTCGAGAACGTCAAGGACGCTTTCAAGAAGTAG
- a CDS encoding magnesium transporter CorA family protein, with the protein MNTACCGDPAEVTDRYDNSIRTRRWAHGKLVDEGFPLSAVSEHLADPEALVWVDLWDPEHAALLELAEEWNLDPHAVEDSLAHGERTKATRYATHTFLTVYATHLFPDSEDADQAHESRLRTTRISAFVLPHGIVTVRRGTPFDIDEVVRRWDENTDLLQYGPGALIHGLLDTVVDGQFETIQELDDAAEDLEDCLFEDGASTRQIQRRVYRLRKELVQLRRVVLPMREVVNAVLRTRAESNHHPELDSSYNDLYDHVMRAAEWTDSLREMVNTVFETNLSLQDARLNIVMKKLTGWAAIIAVPTAVTGWYGMNVPYPGVGEAWGLMSGVGIMVVSAIVLYVLFKRRDWL; encoded by the coding sequence GTGAACACCGCATGTTGCGGGGATCCTGCCGAGGTGACGGACCGATACGACAACTCCATCCGGACCCGGCGGTGGGCCCACGGGAAACTCGTCGACGAAGGTTTCCCGCTGTCCGCTGTCTCGGAGCATCTCGCCGATCCCGAGGCCTTGGTCTGGGTAGATCTGTGGGATCCCGAACACGCCGCTCTGCTCGAACTCGCCGAGGAATGGAACCTCGACCCGCATGCCGTCGAGGATTCGCTAGCACACGGCGAGCGCACGAAGGCCACCCGCTACGCCACCCATACCTTCCTCACGGTCTACGCGACGCACCTGTTTCCGGATTCCGAGGACGCGGATCAGGCGCACGAGTCCCGGCTTCGCACCACGCGGATCTCCGCCTTCGTCCTGCCCCACGGCATCGTCACCGTTCGCCGCGGCACTCCGTTCGACATCGACGAGGTGGTACGTAGGTGGGACGAGAACACCGACCTGCTGCAGTACGGGCCGGGTGCGCTGATCCACGGCCTGCTCGACACGGTCGTCGACGGGCAGTTCGAGACCATCCAGGAACTCGACGACGCCGCCGAGGACCTCGAGGACTGCCTCTTCGAGGACGGTGCCTCCACCCGGCAGATCCAGCGACGCGTCTACCGGCTCCGCAAGGAACTCGTGCAGCTCCGGCGGGTCGTGCTGCCGATGCGCGAGGTCGTCAACGCCGTCCTGCGGACCCGCGCCGAGAGCAACCACCACCCCGAGCTCGACAGCTCCTACAACGACCTCTACGACCACGTGATGCGTGCTGCGGAGTGGACCGACTCGCTGCGCGAGATGGTGAACACCGTCTTCGAGACGAACCTGTCGCTGCAGGACGCGCGCCTGAACATCGTCATGAAGAAACTGACGGGATGGGCCGCGATCATCGCCGTCCCCACGGCCGTCACCGGCTGGTACGGGATGAACGTGCCCTATCCCGGAGTAGGCGAGGCGTGGGGACTGATGAGTGGGGTCGGGATCATGGTCGTGTCGGCGATCGTGCTGTACGTGCTGTTCAAGCGCCGCGACTGGTTGTGA
- a CDS encoding serine/threonine-protein kinase, whose amino-acid sequence MTENDPAATQRAPIVDVAETDIVRALHDAGFTDAVEIGRGGFGVVYRCRQAELDRDVAVKVLRRSPEPADLERFLREQRAMGRLSGHPNIVTVLQAGATDTGLPYLVMHYHPHDSLDTRIRRHGPITWPEAVRIGVRVAGALETAHRSDVLHRDIKPGNILLTEYGEPQLTDFGIARVGGGFRTTAGEITGSPAFTAPEVLRGHAPTPAADVYGLSATLFAAITGHAAFERKEGEKIVAQFVRITSEPVPDLRGEGIPDDVCETLERGMATDAEDRPQTAAEFGDLLRDVQRAHNLPIDEMALPGSPPSGPFPPRSAPPLTGPASTVSGRSSTVSGRTGPSTAPSTRFRPPSTSRPLIERSRLISFLRAGGRRRLIAIHAPTGFGKSTLAAQWRTVLAAEGVPVAWLTVDSDDNNVLWFLAHLVEAMKQIRPVLARELGQILDAHGDEAERYVLCTLIDELHRTDTAATLVIDDWHRVTSTETVAALEFLLDRGCHHLQLVVTSRNRSGLPLSRMRVRDELVEIDSTALRFGVDESNAFLRDIGGIDLDPEDVEDLTRTTEGWAAALQLASLSLRDSDDPSWLIENITGRHHAIGEFLADNVLAGLEPRMYEFLLATSITESISGGLAAALTGDPRSQAMLEEAEERDLFLRHVDDERVWFRYHHLFLDFLRRRLERDHPDKVADLHRTAADWFARNRMLQEAVDHALAANDTDFAVDLLADDGMYLMEHGHIATLLALIDKLPPRAVANDPRLLLTQAWANSALLRLDRCRRTLAAVRELLDRGVTDSYDVEALRIEADAVEASILMNSDRIDGIYELIAPCLENPTSVHPWVVAAAADFASYADIFRFDFASAIGRQEWAEPYHRETRGPFASIYGQCLCGIAANERLDVAAAEKYFRTALRRARRNGGIHTHGGRLAAAMLGELLYEQGRIAEAEALLDESNLLGIEGGGTDFLIARFGTAARLKMLQGNREAAVALLAEGLRVAALHDLPRLRARIENERVRLGITTPGPSTRTMPENTTPHPDGTVEITLQIEDSTAIRLLSESGEPEAAEQAVDWARMWVQRTASRPRAHLQAHRLLASCLHAAGRIEEAEETLAVVVDACAARGMVRYLTDGGPHVIATLTSMRARIEQGLWPDVRPRIDLGFVDEVLRLVNTEHRPVV is encoded by the coding sequence ATGACCGAGAACGATCCGGCCGCCACTCAGCGCGCGCCGATTGTCGACGTCGCAGAGACCGACATCGTGCGCGCGCTGCACGATGCCGGTTTCACCGACGCCGTGGAGATCGGCCGCGGCGGCTTCGGTGTGGTCTACCGCTGCCGGCAGGCCGAACTCGACCGTGACGTCGCGGTGAAGGTGCTGCGCCGCTCCCCCGAACCCGCCGATCTCGAACGCTTCCTGCGCGAGCAACGCGCGATGGGGCGGCTCTCCGGCCACCCCAACATCGTCACCGTGCTGCAGGCCGGGGCGACGGACACGGGCCTGCCCTATCTGGTGATGCACTATCACCCGCACGACTCTCTCGACACCCGCATCCGGCGGCACGGGCCGATCACCTGGCCGGAGGCGGTCCGGATCGGGGTGAGGGTCGCCGGTGCACTCGAGACGGCGCATCGTTCCGACGTCCTGCACCGCGACATCAAGCCCGGCAACATCCTGCTCACCGAGTACGGCGAACCGCAGCTGACGGATTTCGGTATCGCCCGCGTCGGCGGCGGCTTCCGCACCACTGCCGGTGAGATCACCGGTTCCCCCGCGTTCACGGCACCGGAGGTGCTGCGCGGTCATGCCCCGACTCCGGCCGCCGACGTCTACGGCCTCTCCGCGACCCTGTTCGCGGCGATCACCGGTCACGCCGCCTTCGAGCGGAAGGAGGGCGAGAAGATCGTCGCGCAGTTCGTGCGCATCACTTCCGAGCCCGTCCCCGACCTGCGCGGCGAGGGCATCCCCGACGACGTGTGCGAGACCCTCGAGCGCGGCATGGCGACCGATGCCGAGGACCGGCCGCAGACGGCCGCCGAGTTCGGTGATCTGCTCCGCGACGTCCAACGCGCCCACAACCTGCCGATCGACGAGATGGCGCTGCCCGGATCACCGCCGTCCGGCCCGTTCCCGCCGCGCTCGGCGCCACCGCTCACCGGGCCGGCCTCGACGGTCTCCGGCCGGTCGTCCACGGTCTCGGGACGCACCGGTCCGTCCACCGCACCGTCGACCAGGTTCCGGCCGCCCTCGACGTCCCGTCCCCTGATCGAACGCAGTCGTCTGATCTCGTTCCTGCGGGCCGGCGGACGGCGCCGTCTCATCGCCATCCACGCCCCCACCGGCTTCGGCAAGTCCACCCTCGCGGCGCAGTGGCGCACCGTTCTCGCCGCCGAGGGAGTGCCGGTCGCGTGGTTGACGGTGGACAGCGACGACAACAACGTGCTGTGGTTCCTCGCGCACCTCGTCGAGGCCATGAAACAGATCCGGCCCGTGCTTGCGCGCGAGCTCGGCCAGATCCTCGACGCGCACGGCGACGAGGCCGAACGGTACGTGCTGTGCACGCTCATCGACGAGCTGCACCGCACCGACACCGCGGCGACGCTGGTGATCGACGACTGGCACCGCGTCACGTCGACGGAGACCGTCGCCGCTCTCGAGTTCCTGCTCGACCGCGGATGCCATCACCTGCAGCTCGTGGTGACGAGCCGCAACCGATCCGGACTTCCGCTCAGCCGCATGCGCGTTCGCGACGAGCTGGTCGAGATCGATTCGACGGCACTGCGGTTCGGGGTGGACGAATCGAACGCCTTCCTGCGCGACATCGGCGGGATAGACCTCGACCCCGAGGACGTGGAGGATCTCACCCGCACCACGGAGGGGTGGGCCGCAGCCCTGCAGCTCGCGTCGTTGTCGTTGCGCGACAGCGACGATCCGTCATGGCTCATCGAGAACATCACCGGCCGGCACCACGCGATCGGTGAGTTCCTCGCCGACAACGTGCTGGCCGGTCTCGAACCCCGGATGTACGAATTCCTCCTCGCGACCAGCATCACCGAATCGATCAGCGGCGGCCTCGCCGCGGCACTCACGGGCGATCCGCGCAGCCAGGCGATGCTCGAGGAGGCGGAGGAACGCGACCTGTTCCTGCGGCACGTCGACGACGAACGCGTGTGGTTCCGCTATCACCACCTGTTCCTCGACTTCCTGCGGCGACGTCTCGAACGCGACCATCCCGACAAGGTCGCGGATCTGCATCGCACCGCCGCCGACTGGTTCGCCCGCAACCGCATGCTGCAGGAGGCCGTCGACCACGCCCTCGCCGCCAACGACACCGACTTCGCCGTCGACCTGCTCGCCGACGACGGCATGTACCTGATGGAGCACGGTCACATCGCCACGCTGCTCGCCCTGATCGACAAACTGCCGCCGCGGGCCGTCGCGAACGATCCGCGCCTGCTGCTCACGCAGGCCTGGGCGAACAGTGCGCTGCTGCGGTTGGACCGGTGTCGCAGAACCCTCGCGGCGGTACGGGAACTGCTCGACCGGGGGGTGACGGACAGCTACGACGTCGAAGCACTGCGCATCGAGGCGGATGCCGTCGAGGCGTCGATCCTGATGAACTCCGACCGCATCGACGGCATCTACGAGCTCATCGCGCCGTGCCTGGAGAATCCGACCTCCGTGCACCCGTGGGTGGTGGCGGCCGCAGCCGACTTCGCCTCGTACGCCGACATCTTCCGCTTCGACTTCGCCTCCGCGATCGGGCGGCAGGAATGGGCGGAGCCCTACCACCGCGAGACCCGCGGACCGTTCGCGTCGATCTACGGTCAGTGCCTGTGCGGCATCGCGGCGAACGAACGACTCGACGTCGCCGCGGCCGAGAAGTACTTCCGCACAGCGCTGCGCCGAGCGCGACGCAACGGCGGGATCCACACCCACGGAGGGCGTCTCGCCGCTGCCATGCTCGGAGAGCTGCTCTACGAACAGGGACGGATCGCCGAGGCCGAAGCACTGCTCGACGAGAGCAACCTGCTCGGAATAGAAGGCGGTGGAACGGATTTCCTCATCGCTCGCTTCGGTACCGCTGCGCGCCTGAAGATGTTGCAGGGCAACCGGGAGGCAGCCGTCGCCCTGCTCGCCGAAGGACTGCGGGTGGCGGCGCTGCACGACCTGCCACGCCTGCGGGCACGCATCGAGAACGAACGGGTCCGGCTCGGGATCACCACCCCCGGCCCTTCGACGCGCACGATGCCGGAGAACACCACACCCCACCCGGACGGAACCGTCGAGATCACCCTCCAGATCGAGGACTCCACCGCGATCCGGCTGCTCAGCGAGAGCGGGGAGCCCGAGGCAGCGGAGCAGGCCGTCGATTGGGCGCGGATGTGGGTGCAGCGCACCGCCTCGCGTCCCCGCGCCCACCTGCAGGCCCACCGTCTGCTCGCCTCCTGCCTGCACGCGGCCGGGCGCATCGAGGAGGCCGAGGAGACCCTGGCCGTCGTGGTCGACGCGTGCGCGGCGCGCGGGATGGTGCGCTATCTGACCGACGGCGGACCACATGTGATCGCCACGCTCACCTCGATGCGGGCGCGGATCGAGCAGGGTCTGTGGCCGGACGTTCGGCCACGGATCGACCTCGGGTTCGTCGACGAGGTGCTGCGATTGGTGAACACCGAGCATCGTCCTGTCGTGTGA
- a CDS encoding class I SAM-dependent methyltransferase: protein MLIDELYDRLRRFPDVEAPNLFAVDGADRLLLDEAAPALESATPGTIVVVDDQYGALTLGAAVRFGAERIRVHQDSVVAERALAANAEREDLTDRYRSCGLDADLLAGARVVLLRLPRSLSALTEIAETVARHADPEVVVFAGGRDKHISLAMNDVLGASFAEVRASRGRQKSRVLTARGATPGPASYPVRERLDELDLAVVAHGAAFAGPRLDIGTRFLLDHFPNLDLPRSDTDEQLAVDLGCGTGILAAMLARQLPDVRVIATDHSAAAVASAAETATANGLADRIDTLRDDAASSIVAGSVDLVVCNPPFHIGATVHTGAAHKMFDAAARILRPGGQMWTVYNRHLDYRPALSGIVGPTRVEGRNRKFTVTRSVRSR from the coding sequence GTGTTGATCGACGAGTTGTACGACAGGTTGAGGCGCTTCCCGGATGTGGAAGCGCCCAACCTGTTCGCCGTCGACGGGGCCGATCGCCTGCTCCTCGACGAAGCCGCCCCCGCACTGGAATCCGCAACGCCGGGCACGATCGTGGTCGTCGACGACCAGTACGGTGCCCTGACCCTGGGTGCGGCCGTCCGGTTCGGCGCGGAGCGGATCCGGGTGCATCAGGACTCGGTGGTGGCCGAACGCGCGCTGGCTGCGAACGCCGAACGTGAGGATCTCACCGACCGCTATCGTTCCTGCGGACTCGACGCGGACCTGCTCGCCGGTGCCCGAGTGGTACTGCTGCGTCTTCCCCGTTCGCTGTCGGCGCTCACCGAGATCGCCGAGACCGTGGCCCGCCACGCCGACCCCGAGGTCGTCGTGTTCGCCGGTGGCCGCGACAAGCACATCAGCCTTGCGATGAACGACGTCCTCGGTGCGTCCTTCGCCGAGGTCCGCGCGTCGCGGGGACGGCAGAAGTCGCGGGTGCTCACCGCGCGCGGAGCAACACCCGGACCGGCCTCCTATCCCGTCCGTGAGCGGCTCGACGAACTCGACCTCGCCGTCGTCGCGCACGGGGCCGCCTTCGCCGGCCCGCGTCTCGACATCGGCACCCGCTTCCTCCTCGACCACTTCCCGAACCTCGACCTGCCTCGTAGCGACACGGACGAGCAGCTCGCGGTGGACCTCGGCTGCGGCACCGGCATCCTCGCCGCGATGCTCGCCCGGCAACTGCCCGACGTTCGCGTGATCGCGACCGATCACTCCGCCGCCGCCGTCGCCTCCGCCGCGGAGACTGCCACCGCGAACGGACTCGCCGACCGGATCGACACGCTCCGCGACGATGCCGCGAGCTCGATCGTCGCCGGGTCGGTCGACCTCGTGGTGTGCAATCCGCCCTTCCACATCGGCGCCACCGTGCACACCGGCGCGGCCCACAAGATGTTCGACGCCGCAGCCCGGATCCTTCGCCCGGGAGGACAGATGTGGACGGTCTACAACCGCCACCTCGACTACCGCCCCGCGCTGTCGGGCATCGTCGGGCCGACCCGCGTCGAGGGCCGCAACCGCAAGTTCACGGTGACCAGGTCGGTACGGAGCCGGTAG
- a CDS encoding Bax inhibitor-1/YccA family protein gives MRTTSNPVFRNLPKQEGGGYATFGSATAGAAQATQQFGQPQTDPWARPTDQRTMTIDDVVTKTGITLGVLAVSALISYVLVNSNVGLAAPFVIGGGLIGLVLVLVATFGRKMDNPAIVLAYAVAEGFFLGALSFMFTDITFGGAGGATLIAQAVLGTFGVFFGMLVVYRTGAIRVTPRLTRMIVGALVGVLVLALGNLIAGFFIDGGLGLRDGGPIAIIFSLVCIGIAAFSFLLDFDSADQLIRAQAPEKAAWGVALGLTVTLVWLYVEILRLLSYFQND, from the coding sequence GTGCGCACCACCAGTAACCCGGTGTTCCGCAACCTGCCCAAGCAAGAGGGCGGCGGATACGCCACGTTCGGCTCTGCGACGGCAGGCGCCGCGCAGGCCACCCAGCAATTCGGTCAGCCGCAGACGGATCCGTGGGCACGCCCCACCGACCAGCGGACGATGACCATCGACGACGTCGTCACCAAGACCGGCATCACGCTCGGTGTGCTCGCCGTCTCGGCACTCATCTCCTACGTGCTGGTCAACTCCAACGTCGGCCTGGCAGCTCCGTTCGTCATCGGCGGCGGTCTGATCGGTCTCGTCCTCGTGCTGGTCGCGACGTTCGGCCGCAAGATGGACAACCCGGCGATCGTCCTCGCCTACGCGGTCGCGGAAGGCTTCTTCCTCGGCGCGCTGTCGTTCATGTTCACCGACATCACGTTCGGTGGCGCCGGCGGCGCGACCCTGATCGCGCAGGCCGTCCTCGGCACCTTCGGCGTGTTCTTCGGCATGCTCGTCGTGTACCGCACCGGCGCCATCCGCGTCACGCCGCGCCTGACCCGCATGATCGTCGGCGCCCTCGTCGGTGTCCTGGTCCTGGCGCTGGGCAACCTCATCGCCGGCTTCTTCATCGACGGTGGCCTGGGCCTGCGCGACGGCGGCCCGATCGCCATCATCTTCAGCCTCGTGTGCATCGGCATCGCGGCGTTCAGCTTCCTGCTGGACTTCGACTCCGCCGACCAGCTGATCCGCGCACAGGCCCCCGAGAAGGCCGCTTGGGGCGTCGCCCTCGGCCTGACCGTCACCCTGGTGTGGCTGTACGTCGAGATCCTGCGACTGCTCAGCTACTTCCAGAACGACTAG
- a CDS encoding cystathionine beta-synthase, which translates to MRIADSVIDLIGNTPLVKLNTVVKPGSGLVAAKIEYLNPGGSSKDRIAVKMIDAAEASGELKPGGTIVEPTSGNTGIGLALVAQQRGYKCVFVCPDKVGEDKRNVLRAYGAEVVVCPTAVPPEHPDSYYSVSDRLARELPGGWKPNQYSNPGGPASHYETTGPEIWNDTDGKITHFVAGVGTGGTISGTGRYLKEVSNGAVKVVGVDPEGSVYSGGTGRPYLVEGVGEDFWPSAYDPSIPDEIIAVSDADSFEMTRRLAREEGLLVGGSCGMAVVAALQVAEREGPDAVVVVLLPDGGRGYMSKIFNDKWMASYGFLRAPLDGKPDDSTVGDVLRGKSGDLPDLVHTHPSETVRDAIEILREYGVSQMPVVGAEPPVTAGEVAGSVSERELLSAVFEGRANLADPVEKHMSPPLPNIGVGESIDSATKAFGDTDALMVIDDGKPVGVITRHDLLGFISQGR; encoded by the coding sequence ATGCGCATTGCGGATTCCGTCATCGACCTCATCGGAAACACCCCCCTCGTCAAGCTCAACACGGTGGTGAAACCCGGATCGGGGCTCGTAGCGGCGAAGATCGAATACCTCAATCCCGGCGGAAGCTCCAAGGACCGCATCGCGGTGAAGATGATCGATGCGGCCGAAGCGTCGGGTGAACTGAAGCCGGGCGGGACGATCGTCGAGCCCACCTCCGGCAACACCGGCATCGGCCTGGCCCTGGTCGCGCAGCAGCGCGGCTACAAGTGCGTGTTCGTGTGTCCCGACAAGGTCGGCGAGGACAAGCGCAACGTGCTGCGGGCCTACGGTGCCGAGGTGGTCGTGTGCCCGACCGCGGTCCCGCCGGAGCACCCCGACAGCTACTACAGCGTCTCCGACCGTCTCGCCCGTGAGCTCCCCGGTGGCTGGAAGCCGAACCAGTACTCCAACCCGGGTGGCCCGGCGAGTCATTACGAGACCACCGGCCCGGAGATCTGGAACGACACCGACGGCAAGATCACGCACTTCGTCGCGGGCGTCGGCACCGGCGGCACCATCTCGGGCACCGGCCGGTACCTCAAGGAAGTCTCCAACGGTGCAGTGAAGGTCGTCGGCGTCGACCCCGAGGGCTCGGTGTACTCGGGCGGCACCGGCCGGCCGTACCTCGTCGAGGGTGTCGGTGAGGACTTCTGGCCCTCCGCCTACGACCCGTCGATCCCCGACGAGATCATCGCCGTCTCCGACGCCGACTCGTTCGAGATGACCCGTCGCCTCGCCCGCGAGGAAGGCCTGCTCGTCGGCGGCTCCTGCGGCATGGCCGTCGTCGCCGCACTGCAGGTCGCCGAGCGTGAGGGCCCCGACGCGGTCGTCGTCGTGCTGCTGCCCGACGGTGGTCGCGGCTACATGTCGAAGATCTTCAACGACAAGTGGATGGCCAGCTACGGCTTCCTGCGCGCCCCGCTCGACGGCAAGCCCGACGACTCCACCGTCGGCGACGTGCTGCGCGGCAAGAGCGGCGACCTGCCCGACCTCGTGCACACCCACCCGTCCGAGACGGTGCGCGACGCCATCGAGATCCTCCGTGAGTACGGCGTCTCGCAGATGCCGGTCGTGGGTGCCGAACCGCCCGTCACCGCAGGTGAGGTGGCCGGTTCGGTCAGCGAGCGCGAACTGCTCAGCGCCGTCTTCGAGGGTCGCGCGAATCTCGCCGATCCGGTCGAGAAGCACATGAGCCCGCCGCTGCCGAACATCGGCGTGGGCGAGTCGATCGACTCCGCCACGAAGGCGTTCGGCGACACCGACGCGCTCATGGTGATCGACGACGGCAAGCCCGTCGGCGTCATCACCCGCCACGACCTGCTCGGATTCATCTCTCAAGGCCGATAG
- a CDS encoding cystathionine gamma-synthase, protein MTDQNQHGFATRAIHAGYEPDPQTGAVNVPIYASSTFAQDGVGEMRNGFEYARTGNPTRRPLEANLAALENGTYGRAFGSGMAATDCLLRSVLRPGDHLVIPNDAYGGTFRLIDKVFTQWGIEYTPAAINDADEVRAAVRPNTKLVWVETPTNPLLNIGDISALADIAHEGGAKIVVDNTFASPYLQQPLTFGADVVLHSTTKYIGGHSDVVGGALVTNDEELDAAFAFLQNGAGAVPGPFDAFLTLRGIKTLAVRMEKHSDNAEKLVDFLSGHSAVTKVLYPGLESHPGHEYAAKQMRRFGGMISVRLAGGRQAALDFCKRTEIFTLAESLGGVESLIEHPGAMTHASTAGSLLEVPEDLVRLSVGIEDAADLLADVEQALG, encoded by the coding sequence ATGACAGACCAGAACCAGCACGGTTTCGCGACCCGCGCCATCCACGCCGGGTACGAGCCCGACCCCCAGACCGGTGCCGTCAACGTGCCGATCTACGCGTCGTCGACCTTCGCCCAGGACGGCGTGGGCGAGATGCGCAACGGCTTCGAGTACGCCCGCACCGGCAACCCCACCCGTCGTCCCCTCGAGGCGAACCTCGCCGCGCTCGAGAACGGCACCTACGGCCGGGCGTTCGGCTCGGGCATGGCCGCCACCGACTGCCTGCTCCGTTCGGTGCTGCGTCCGGGCGACCACCTCGTCATCCCCAACGACGCCTACGGCGGCACCTTCCGTCTCATCGACAAGGTGTTCACGCAGTGGGGGATCGAGTACACCCCGGCCGCGATCAACGACGCGGACGAGGTGCGCGCGGCCGTGCGCCCGAACACCAAGCTCGTGTGGGTGGAGACGCCCACCAACCCGCTGCTCAACATCGGCGACATCTCGGCGCTCGCCGACATCGCGCACGAGGGTGGTGCCAAGATCGTCGTCGACAACACCTTCGCGTCGCCCTACCTGCAGCAGCCGCTCACCTTCGGCGCCGACGTCGTGCTGCATTCGACCACCAAGTACATCGGTGGTCACTCCGACGTCGTCGGTGGCGCGCTGGTGACGAACGACGAGGAGCTCGACGCCGCCTTCGCGTTCCTGCAGAACGGTGCGGGCGCCGTGCCGGGCCCGTTCGACGCCTTCCTCACGCTGCGCGGCATCAAGACGCTCGCGGTGCGGATGGAGAAGCACTCGGACAACGCCGAGAAGCTCGTCGACTTCCTGTCGGGACACTCCGCCGTGACCAAGGTGCTGTACCCGGGCCTCGAATCGCATCCGGGCCACGAGTACGCGGCCAAGCAGATGCGTCGCTTCGGTGGCATGATCTCCGTGCGCCTCGCCGGTGGCCGCCAGGCCGCGCTGGACTTCTGCAAGCGCACCGAGATCTTCACCCTCGCCGAGTCGCTCGGTGGCGTGGAGTCGCTCATCGAGCATCCGGGTGCGATGACCCACGCCTCCACCGCCGGGTCGCTGCTCGAGGTCCCCGAGGATCTCGTCCGGTTGTCGGTGGGCATCGAGGATGCCGCCGACCTGCTCGCCGACGTCGAACAGGCGCTCGGCTGA